One genomic segment of Centroberyx gerrardi isolate f3 chromosome 4, fCenGer3.hap1.cur.20231027, whole genome shotgun sequence includes these proteins:
- the mterf2 gene encoding transcription termination factor 2, mitochondrial, with product MLRLIATCLQCQRVRALPLQLRPCATLSSVENRQTVEALYDLSVDIQKIRKLKGWVLHRNSAYVTEVADLLKDMGASGVIIARILALHPEAVLCSPQQMQAQRELWVSVCPNQRELVGIIEKFPASFFTSSSHHANQRNNIAYFQSLHLNKRIITKLMASAPQSFSRPMGQNEVMVRTLQQAYLELGGEEANMKIWLQKLLSQNPFVLLKPPEVLRQNLLFLRDKGFSTAELLRLLSKLRGFVTELNPDSMRHTLAYSQDILGCSEAELRDIVLSCPALLYYSEAILAERFEGLLGAGISMAQIVETPTVLELTTQIVNHRIQRLRAHGYDIRTGSLKPLNGTKKDFEMSYGELRLRRERPLFNPVAPLKVDD from the coding sequence ATGTTGCGGCTGATTGCAACATGTCTGCAGTGCCAGCGAGTCCGAGCTCTTCCTCTACAGCTCAGGCCGTGTGCAACACTGAGCTCAGTGGAGAACCGGCAGACGGTGGAGGCTCTCTACGATCTCTCAGTGGACATCCAGAAGATCCGAAAACTGAAGGGCTGGGTCCTGCACCGGAACTCGGCCTACGTTACGGAGGTAGCGGACCTGCTGAAGGACATGGGGGCGTCGGGCGTCATCATTGCCCGGATCCTAGCGCTCCACCCGGAGGCGGTCCTCTGCAGCCCGCAGCAGATGCAGGCACAGAGGGAGCTATGGGTGTCAGTCTGCCCAAACCAGAGGGAGCTGGTTGGTATCATTGAGAAATTCCCCGCTTCCTTCTTCACGTCTTCCAGCCACCACGCCAACCAGCGGAACAACATTGCTTACTTCCAGAGCTTACACCTCAACAAGCGAATCATCACCAAGCTCATGGCCAGCGCTCCCCAGAGCTTCAGTCGACCGATGGGGCAGAACGAGGTGATGGTCCGCACCCTCCAGCAGGCCTACCTGGAGCTGGGGGGAGAGGAGGCCAACATGAAGATCTGGCTTCAGAAGCTGCTGAGCCAGAACCCGTTCGTTCTCCTCAAGCCGCCCGAGGTGCTGAGGCAGAACCTGCTGTTCCTGAGAGACAAGGGCTTCAGCACCGCAGAGCTGCTCCGCCTTCTCTCCAAGCTCAGGGGCTTCGTCACCGAGCTGAACCCGGACAGCATGCGTCACACCCTGGCTTACTCCCAGGACATCTTGGGCTGCTCCGAGGCAGAGCTGCGGGACATCGTGCTCAGCTGCCCCGCTCTGCTGTACTACTCTGAAGCTATTCTGGCCGAGCGCTTTGAGGGCCTCCTCGGCGCCGGGATCAGCATGGCTCAGATCGTAGAGACTCCCACCGTTCTGGAGCTGACCACACAGATAGTGAACCACCGCATCCAGAGACTGAGGGCGCATGGTTATGACATAAGGACAGGCAGTCTGAAGCCCCTAAATGGCACTAAGAAGGATTTTGAGATGAGCTATGGAGAGCTacggctgaggagagagaggccacTCTTTAACCCTGTTGCCCCTTTAAAAGTCGATGACTGA
- the LOC139912542 gene encoding dihydrofolate reductase: MNRDKVQKKPVRLIAAACNDMGIGKDGHLPWQLPSEFQFFLSNVTGVSRPGKMNMLVWGKLCWYSNPDCLFPMANTLHVVLSKTLRAAPDHAHFLCQDFESAVRLAAQPPLADLIETIWVVGGTQVYQDALLHPWCDLVYLTDVMADFDCDVFFPQFDRRVFKMQHRFPGVPSEVQEENGIKYKFQVFKKEICEEEETTS; this comes from the exons ATGAACCGGGACAAAGTGCAGAAGAAACCTGTCCGGCTCATTGCAGCAGCTTGTAACGACATGGGGATCGGAAAGGATGGACATCTGCCCTGGCAGTTACC GTCTGAATTCCAGTTCTTTCTGAGCAATGTCACAGGAGTGTCCCGACCAG GAAAGATGAACATGCTGGTGTGGGGAAAACTGTGCTGGTACTCCAACCCAGACTGTCTATTTCCAATGGCCAATACTCTGCATGTGGTTCTGAGTAAGACGCTCAG agctgctccagaTCACGCCCACTTCCTGTGTCAGGACTTTGAGAGCGCTGTCCGCCTGGCCGCACAGCCGCCCCTCGCCGACCTGATAGAGACCATCTGGGTCGTCGGCGGGACGCAGGTGTACCAG GACGCGTTGCTGCACCCGTGGTGCGACTTGGTTTACCTGACGGACGTCATGGCCGACTTTGACTGCGACGTTTTCTTCCCTCAGTTTGACAGAAGAGtctttaaaatgcaacacag GTTTCCTGGTGTACCGAGTGAAGTTCAAGAGGAGAACGGCATCAAGTacaaattccaagtattcaagAAAGAGATTtgtgaagaagaggagacgaCGAGCTGA
- the cry1b gene encoding cryptochrome-1b, with protein sequence MVVNTIHWFRKGLRLHDNPSLKDSIRGADTLRCVYILDPWFAGSSNVGISRWRFLLQCLEDLDASLRKLNSRLFVIRGQPTDVFPRLFKEWKISRLSYEYDSEPFGKERDAAIQKLANEAGVEVMVRISHTLYDLDKIIELNGGQPPLTYKRFQALISRMDAVETPAETITSEVMRKCATPIGEDHDDKFGVPSLEELGFETEGLSTAVWPGGETEALTRLERHLERKAWVANFERPRMNANSLLASPTGLSPYLRFGCLSCRLFYFKLTDLYRKVKKNSTPPLSLYGQLLWREFFYTTATNNPCFDKMEGNPVCVQIPWDRNPEALAKWAEGRTGFPWIDAIMTQLRQEGWIHHLARHAVACFVTRGDLWISWEEGMKVFEELLLDADWSVNAGSWMWLSCSSFFQQFFHCYCPVGFGRRTDPNGDYIRRYLPILRGFPAKYIYDPWNAPEEVQKAAKCIVGVHYPKPMVNHAEASRLNIERMKQIYQQLSCYRGLGLLATVPANPSNGGNGSNVGVNPGTGPGVSTEDHSMQEGTSHTGRGPSTQKRRREEPAPDNGSKARRQSN encoded by the exons ATGGTGGTCAACACCATCCACTGGTTCAGGAAGGGACTGCGGCTTCATGACAACCCGTCTCTGAAGGACTCCATCCGGGGAGCGGACACCCTGCGCTGCGTCTACATCCTGGACCCCTGGTTCGCAGGCTCCTCCAATGTTGGCATCAGCAGGTGGAG GtttttgctgcagtgtttggaGGACTTGGACGCCAGCCTGCGCAAGCTCAACTCCCGTCTTTTTGTGATCAGAGGCCAGCCCACAGACGTCTTCCCTCGTCTTTTTAAG GAGTGGAAGATCAGCCGCTTGTCTTATGAGTACGACTCAGAGCCATTTGGCAAGGAACGGGATGCTGCCATCCAGAAACTAGCCAATGAGGCCGGGGTAGAAGTCATGGTGCGGATCTCACACACCCTCTATGATCTGGACAA GATCATAGAACTAAACGGTGGTCAGCCTCCTCTTACGTACAAGCGCTTCCAGGCCCTCATCAGCCGTATGGACGCCGTGGAAACGCCCGCAGAGACCATCACGTCTGAGGTCATGAGGAAATGTGCCACACCCATCGGTGAGGACCATGACGACAAGTTCGGGGTTCCCTCCCTGGAAGAGCTTG GGTTTGAGACGGAGGGCCTGTCCACAGCAGTGTGGCCGGGCGGAGAGACAGAAGCCCTCACCAGGCTGGAGAGGCATCTGGAGAGGAAG GCGTGGGTGGCCAACTTTGAGCGTCCCCGTATGAACGCGAACTCCCTGCTGGCCAGTCCCACGGGCCTCAGCCCCTACCTGCGCTTTGGATGTCTCTCCTGTCGCCTCTTCTACTTCAAACTCACCGACCTGTACAGGAAG GTCAAGAAGAACAGCACCCCGCCCCTCTCCCTGTACGGCCAGCTGCTGTGGAGGGAGTTCTTCTACACGACCGCCACCAACAACCCCTGCTTCGACAAGATGGAGGGAAACCCCGTGTGCGTCCAGATCCCCTGGGACAGGAACCCCGAGGCGCTGGCCAAGTGGGCCGAGGGCCGGACGGGCTTCCCCTGGATAGATGCCATCATGACCCAGCTGAGGCAGGAGGGGTGGATCCATCACTTGGCGAGGCACGCTGTGGCCTGCTTCGTCACCAGGGGAGACCTGTGGATCAGCTGGGAGGAAGGCATGAAg GTGtttgaggagctgctgctggatgcAGACTGGAGCGTAAACGCCGGCAGCTGGATGTGGctctcctgcagctccttctTCCAGCAGTTCTTCCACTGCTACTGCCCCGTGGGGTTCGGCCGACGCACAGACCCCAACGGAGACTACATACG GCGTTATCTGCCCATACTGAGGGGCTTCCCTGCCAAATACATCTATGATCCCTGGAACGCCCCAGAGGAAGTGCAGAAGGCAGCCAAGTGTATCGTCGGAGTCCACTACCCCAAGCCCATGGTGAACCACGCCGAGGCCAGCCGGCTCAACATCGAGCGGATGAAGCAGATTTACCAGCAGCTCTCCTGCTACAGAGGACTGG GGCTGTTGGCAACAGTTCCTGCCAATCCCAGCAATGGTGGAAATGGAAGTAATGTTGGAGTGAACCCAGGGACCGGGCCAGGGGTTTCCACTGAAGACCACTCCATGCAAGAGGGAACCTCTCATACAG GCAGAGGACCGTCCACTCAGAAGCGTCGTCGAGAAGAGCCCGCGCCTGACAACGGCTCTAAAGCCCGGAGGCAGAGCAATTAG